One genomic region from Xenopus laevis strain J_2021 chromosome 2L, Xenopus_laevis_v10.1, whole genome shotgun sequence encodes:
- the rasl11a.L gene encoding ras-like protein family member 11A has translation MRLPNMSSNFLLAPIPESADYFTAREIKMAVMGTGGVGKTAMIVRFLTKRFIGDYEANTGNLYSRLVVMDGEQTSLQIQDTPGCIKVEDDVSPEVLRYVQWAEGFLLVYSMTDFRSYQGIRPLYQHIRKVHLDSKVPVIIVANKGDLLHMREVSHDEGIQLANELGCTFVEISTSESCEDVCDVFQHLCKEITKLQGTNPAEKRRGSIIPRPKSPNMQDLKRRFKQALSPKVKASSTVA, from the exons ATGCGGCTGCCCAACATGTCAAGTAACTTTCTGCTAGCGCCCATCCCGGAGAGCGCCGATTACTTTACCGCCAGGGAGATTAAAATGGCAGTGATGGGAACCGGCGGTGTTGGGAAAACAG CCATGATTGTGCGCTTCCTGACCAAGAGATTCATCGGAGATTATGAAGCCAATACAG GGAATCTATACTCCAGGCTTGTGGTTATGGATGGGGAACAGACTTCTCTGCAAATCCAAGACACCCCTGGATGTATTAAG GTGGAGGATGACGTTTCCCCGGAGGTTCTGAGATACGTCCAGTGGGCCGAAGGTTTTCTTCTTGTCTATTCAATGACGGACTTCAGGAGTTATCAGGGCATCCGGCCCCTCTACCAGCACATCCGCAAGGTTCATTTGGACTCTAAGGTGCCGGTCATTATAGTGGCCAATAAAGGGGACCTGCTGCACATGAGGGAGGTGTCACATGATGAGGGCATCCAGTTGGCCAATGAACTGGGCTGCACCTTTGTGGAAATCTCCACCAGTGAAAGCTGCGAGGATGTGTGCGACGTGTTCCAGCACCTGTGCAAGGAGATCACCAAGCTGCAGGGCACCAATCCCGCAGAGAAAAGGAGGGGCTCCATCATTCCCCGCCCAAAGTCCCCCAACATGCAGGATTTAAAGAGACGCTTCAAGCAGGCCTTGTCTCCCAAAGTGAAAGCCTCCTCCACGGTGGCGTAG